cccctcccaaaaaaaaaaaattgtcatattattataatatatattctctataacaacatttcGATATAGCAAACAAAAAAATGCTCAGGACGATGTTATAGAGATGTTTGACTCATATCACTAGTTTGCTTTTAATGGAAAAAGCTTTGTACTTCTTTCTTCTCTCATTTCCTGTTTTAAACACCCCCCACCACCCCCcgcccccccaaaaaaaaataaaaaaattatcatCATCTCTCAGCTGTTGATTAGGCATCGCTCGCTTTAAGTATAGATTAGGCTTTAAATGGTGGTTGTTAAGGTTATTAGGTTGTTTTTTATGGTAGCGGTTTTAACTTGTGCATAAAACTTAACCTTTATACAACAACCAAGAGCCAAATTTTACCAAGTTAGCTAAAGAAAGGTAAATACACATGGTCTAAACAAGAGGTGAATGCGATATGCACACTTAGCAAATCAACATAATGCTTCGAGTACCTGGGGTTTAGAGCATAGGCTGATGGCGTAGATGCGTGTAAATGTTGAGCGCTTCCCATCTGAATGAAAAAAGTTGAAGATAAAAGTAAGAGAGAATTCTTGATTTAGGATTTAAAAAAACTCATTATATTCAATAGGCCAACCTGCTTATTTCCATGGACCTGATAAAATTGCTGGTTTCCATTTGAAGCTTGATACATGGTTTGAGGACAACTAAAATGCTTTACTGTAGTAGGCACCAGAGGAGGCTGCTGTGGATTCAGCGACTTTTGTTGCTGCCAACGGATAGAAGTAGGACAATCAGTGCGCTATTACATGAATATGATCAGTATAGAGAAATCATGCAGAGAATTGGGCAAAGGCCTTTTAAGAAAAACACATTTAACCTTATTAGCGCCTAAGTTGCTCGAACTCGGGTGCAAATATTGATCAAGCGGAGAATCCGAGCAGGAGATAAAAGGAAAAGAACTGACATAATATACAAGGTatttcattttcttcaattttacccTAGGCTTTGTTCTAATTTCCGAAATCATTGTATCTGCCCCAAATTTCTCCGTCGATTTTGTTCAAAGTACTCAAAAATGGTTGACTAGATCCGGTACGGATCCCGCACCCACGTCGTGTCGACACAGGTGCGACACCAAAAGTGaagagtccgagcaacttagatTAGCGCTGCACATAATAACACTAACTTCCACAATCTTAGGAAATCAATCTAGAGAATCAATGTTAACTACTTCTCCCGGACTTTACTAAAGCTAGTTATATGGTGTTTTTTTAACATATGCACTTGCCTAGAAAGGGGAAGAACAGTTAAGTATTAGCCTAGTGATATTTTGGTCTATCTGATTCCTGCGCGAGGCACTAATAAAGTAATAATGATTGTTATAACTTGCGGATTTTCAACTCTAACTGATAATGTTAAAGGAAGCACCTCGCCGAAGAGATCCATTACCTCATTCTTCACATTTTGCAAGGGGTTTTCTAAGACAGGCTGGGTATTCCATTGAAAATCTTTTATCAGTTCCTCAATTCCTGCATcaaatttgttcttgttttctATAACAGTAGAACGGGCATTCTGCTCGATTACTGTTTTTGCGTCCCCCGCTGCATAATTTGTAGACAAAGTCAGTGGTGAAAAACTCAAGCATGTTAGATCAACAATTCTAGTCAAATTAAAAGAGGTAAAAGCTCTCAGGAATAagaagtagcagcagcagcagcagcaacaacaacaacaacaaaccagtgAAATCCCATAcgtggggtttggggaggataggtagagagactgtttccgaaagaccctcggctcaagaaagacgaacagaaacagtaaaaaacaagcaatatcaacaaaatagggccaGAAAGATAATAACGACACAAGGAAACAGTACCAACAAGCTGTAACAATAACAAAATACTAAGAAATCGAGGTGAAAGATAATAGGGAATAAGCAGCAGAAGCATAATTATTTTCAtgttagtccaaataaatattatagtTAGTTAGACATACGTTGGGGCACTCCTATCGAATGTGTCTTTAGAACAGATCCATTTCCATTTGGGTCAGCAGCATAGTTGTTGCTAGCTGTTGATACAGTTGGGGAGAAATTCGCTTCAGGCTTTGCTTTTGCGACTTGAGAGATTGACGGTACTACATTCTGAAGAACCTTTTGCTGGGAATCAGAAGAAACCTATTAACCATATCCAAACATCAAATTCCGTATCAATCTAAAGTATGAAGAGAAAGTCGAAAACTTTAGATATTCAGACAGCCGGGGGGTTACATTAGCCTTTTGCTTTGCTTCTTCCACAGCGGCTACTGGTTTTGCATTCTGAACAACTTTTGGCTTAGGATCAGCGGCAATCTGTTCAGAACATTGACCAAAAAAGAGTTTTATCTACTGATACAAGATATAAGGTACCGGAAAGACTCTAAAGGATCATCTAAATGTGCAGACAGAGGAGTTAGAAAAGCCGAAATAAAACATCATATCCAAACAATCTGTCCTAAATTGATATAATGTTAATGCaaaatttgtttttattttagcTAATAAAAGTTATTTATATCATAACTATTCAGAAGTATCGATATAATTTACTTATTAAAATCATATCATGTAGCCAACCTGTATGTGATCAATGCAGTAGCTACAAAATGAAGGAAGCAGTGGAGGCGACCTGTAACATGCACTGGAATAAAATGCATCTAAATACTTCGAGCGAATATATACAAATCCAGTAAATCAACAGAACCGACGTATTTACCTGCTTAGGTAATTCAGGAGGTGCAATATTCCGCTTGATATACACTGTATCCCCGTCAGTCCCCTGTTTACTAGCCGAATTATGTTC
This genomic stretch from Nicotiana sylvestris chromosome 9, ASM39365v2, whole genome shotgun sequence harbors:
- the LOC104214330 gene encoding ADP-ribosylation factor GTPase-activating protein AGD5-like isoform X1, whose protein sequence is MSFMQHHLDIKTTPNFFTIDLRECGFVDCSAIKCCFELLLLWEKILEGLLKLPENRECADCKSRGPRWASVNLGIFICLHCSGVHRSLGVHISKVRSATLDTWLPEQVAFIQTMGNQKSNSYWEAELPPKSGRVGIENFIRSKYVEKRWIPRKGNVKASPRVRGEHNSASKQGTDGDTVYIKRNIAPPELPKQIAADPKPKVVQNAKPVAAVEEAKQKANVSSDSQQKVLQNVVPSISQVAKAKPEANFSPTVSTASNNYAADPNGNGSVLKTHSIGVPQPGDAKTVIEQNARSTVIENKNKFDAGIEELIKDFQWNTQPVLENPLQNVKNEQQKSLNPQQPPLVPTTVKHFSCPQTMYQASNGNQQFYQVHGNKQMGSAQHLHASTPSAYALNPSMFSAMPVAPMNGITATGAIRPLPSLPAVSVVPMQSGYHYDFSSLTPEMLSRR
- the LOC104214330 gene encoding ADP-ribosylation factor GTPase-activating protein AGD5-like isoform X2 translates to MNEKARVSKELNAKHMKILEGLLKLPENRECADCKSRGPRWASVNLGIFICLHCSGVHRSLGVHISKVRSATLDTWLPEQVAFIQTMGNQKSNSYWEAELPPKSGRVGIENFIRSKYVEKRWIPRKGNVKASPRVRGEHNSASKQGTDGDTVYIKRNIAPPELPKQIAADPKPKVVQNAKPVAAVEEAKQKANVSSDSQQKVLQNVVPSISQVAKAKPEANFSPTVSTASNNYAADPNGNGSVLKTHSIGVPQPGDAKTVIEQNARSTVIENKNKFDAGIEELIKDFQWNTQPVLENPLQNVKNEQQKSLNPQQPPLVPTTVKHFSCPQTMYQASNGNQQFYQVHGNKQMGSAQHLHASTPSAYALNPSMFSAMPVAPMNGITATGAIRPLPSLPAVSVVPMQSGYHYDFSSLTPEMLSRR